One genomic window of Magnolia sinica isolate HGM2019 chromosome 3, MsV1, whole genome shotgun sequence includes the following:
- the LOC131241433 gene encoding putative germin-like protein 2-1 has product MSTGFLLLAFFAFSFSYTSASDPSPLQDFCVAVRNSPGIFVNGFVCKDPMQVQADDFFLTGLDKPGNMSNKVGSNVTQVNVAQISGLNTLGVSLVRIDYAPYGLNAPHIHPRATEILTVLEGTLYVGFVTSNPDNRLITKVLQKGDVFVFPIGLVHFQFNIGLTNAIAIAGLSSQSPGTITIANAVFGSNPPISDDVLAKAFQVDKNIVDYLQSQFGMKN; this is encoded by the exons ATGTCCACGGGCTTTCTTCTCTTAGCATTTTTTGCATTCAGTTTCTCCTATACCTCCGCGTCCGATCCCAGCCCTTTACAGGATTTCTGTGTCGCTGTGCGCAACAGCCCAGGTATTTTC GTGAATGGATTTGTGTGCAAGGACCCAATGCAAGTTCAAGCTGATGATTTCTTCCTCACGGGACTGGACAAACCAGGCAACATGAGTAACAAGGTTGGGTCCAATGTGACCCAAGTAAACGTAGCTCAGATATCAGGACTCAATACCCTCGGAGTCTCTTTGGTTCGGATAGACTATGCACCCTATGGTCTCAATGCACCCCACATCCACCCAAGGGCGACAGAGATTTTAACAGTTTTGGAGGGCACCCTTTACGTCGGATTCGTCACTTCCAACCCAGACAATCGCCTCATAACAAAGGTCCTTCAAAAAGGCGATGTGTTTGTCTTCCCAATAGGCTTGGTTCACTTCCAGTTTAACATTGGCCTCACCAATGCCATAGCCATTGCAGGACTGAGCAGCCAGAGTCCAGGAACTATCACCATTGCGAATGCTGTGTTTGGATCGAATCCACCAATCTCAGACGACGTTCTTGCCAAGGCATTCCAAGTTGATAAGAACATAGTTGATTATCTCCAATCACAGTTTGGAATGAAAAATTAG